One Vitis riparia cultivar Riparia Gloire de Montpellier isolate 1030 chromosome 4, EGFV_Vit.rip_1.0, whole genome shotgun sequence genomic window carries:
- the LOC117913228 gene encoding uncharacterized protein LOC117913228 → MHSSPSPATDLQFRNFTARSPSLTAVQIRCPSGRFHSILNVAAAMVNASDFASLTGTLVINHHDLMGRSLRCRRSRWQRTTESEQLSSRESCDHSCADSTDSSEGANSTTSSSSTASTVLKDCDIL, encoded by the coding sequence ATGCACTCCTCACCATCGCCGGCCACCGACCTTCAATTCAGAAACTTCACCGCAAGATCTCCCTCCCTCACCGCCGTCCAGATCCGATGCCCCTCCGGGAGATTTCATAGCATCCTCAACGTAGCCGCGGCAATGGTCAACGCCTCAGACTTCGCCTCCTTGACTGGAACGCTGGTGATCAACCACCACGATCTAATGGGACGGAGTCTCCGGTGTCGGCGCAGTCGTTGGCAACGAACCACGGAGAGCGAGCAACTCTCGAGCAGGGAATCATGTGATCACTCGTGTGCAGACTCCACCGACTCCTCAGAGGGCGCAAATTCAACGACTTCCTCTTCGTCGACAGCATCAACGGTTCTCAAGGATTGCGATATATTATGA